One window from the genome of Carassius carassius chromosome 15, fCarCar2.1, whole genome shotgun sequence encodes:
- the erfl1 gene encoding ETS domain-containing transcription factor ERF-like isoform X2 — MDCNCVSDLLLTPPVPTLWTPGIAFPDWAYKPESSPGSRQIQLWHFILELLQKEEYHGVIAWQGDYGEFVIKDPDEVARLWGIRKCKPHMNYDKLSRALRYYYNKRILHKTKGKRFTYKFNFSKVVLVNYPLLDMASSPFLLAQNHFNGGAATPDCSPVTPEALQSLFPRLPESGRGPSLFERTAGAPGPDGDKLRLDTFPFFGSGAPCYSKPPSLLGPYPRNPSFDYPWGFNPYLPGAFSLNNCPKLPPGSLYSSHFYPNPLQSSLSQLSHPFSSLLPPGDTTGAERGQTGGTNGSASGQPPRLCIPPYPGNLPLGRTELGNGGTGAGDRERGEANTATTGGGLSLGLGLGLGLGGVGVGSGGGGRQSPSERRKGVKQDPESDSELEITDLSDCSSENENEPDFSLGKQPGLGGRSHLLEAKSRGLGGVLPPLSSLPPPVSLHPLKSLGPPTPPPSSLSPSLTMVDRHRETETLKHAHS, encoded by the exons ATGGACTGTAACTGTGTTAGTGACCTGCTGCTCACGCCACCCGTCCCAACCCTCTGGACACCAG GCATCGCCTTCCCAGACTGGGCCTATAAGCCAGAATCAAGCCCAGGCTCCAGGCAGATCCAGCTGTGGCACTTCATCCTGGAGCTGCTGCAGAAGGAGGAATACCACGGGGTGATTGCCTGGCAGGGAGACTATGGTGAATTTGTGATCAAAGACCCAGATGAGGTGGCAAGACTGTGGGGCATTCGGAAGTGCAAACCTCACATGAACTACGACAAGCTCAGCCGAGCGCTTAG GTACTACTACAACAAACGcattttgcacaaaactaaaggCAAGCGCTTCACCTACAAGTTCAACTTCAGTAAGGTGGTTCTGGTGAATTACCCCCTGCTGGACATGGCCAGCTCTCCGTTCCTGCTGGCCCAGAACCACTTCAATGGAGGAGCCGCAACACCGGATTGCAGCCCTGTCACACCCGAG GCCCTTCAGTCTTTATTCCCTCGTCTGCCTGAATCAGGTCGAGGGCCCTCTCTGTTTGAGCGTACTGCAGGGGCCCCAGGGCCCGATGGGGACAAGCTGAGACTGGACACTTTTCCTTTCTTCGGCTCAG GGGCTCCTTGTTACTCCAAACCTCCATCCCTGTTGGGTCCTTACCCACGGAACCCCTCTTTTGACTACCCCTGGGGCTTCAACCCCTACCTCCCAGGGGCCTTTTCTCTGAACAACTGTCCCAAATTACCCCCAGGCTCCCTCTACTCCTCACATTTCTATCCCAATCCGCTCCAATCCAGCCTGTCTCAGCTGTCTCACCCCTTCTCTTCGCTCTTACCCCCCGGGGACACGACCGGGGCAGAACGTGGTCAAACGGGAGGAACGAACGGCTCTGCGAGCGGTCAGCCTCCCAGACTCTGCATCCCACCATACCCAGGAAACTTGCCACTGGGCAGGACTGAGCTGGGGAACGGGGGTACGGGTGCGGGCGATCGGGAAAGAGGGGAGGCCAACACTGCCACAACAGGTGGAGGTCTTAGTTTGGGGTTAGGCCTTGGATTGGGTTTGGGTGGAGTTGGCGTGGGAAGTGGAGGAGGAGGCCGTCAAAGCCCTTCCGAGCGGAGGAAGGGTGTGAAGCAGGATCCGGAGTCTGACTCTGAGCTGGAGATCACAGACCTGAGCGACTGCAGCTCAGAGAACGAGAACGAGCCAGACTTCTCTCTGGGGAAGCAGCCAGGTTTGGGTGGTCGCTCACACCTTCTAGAGGCCAAATCTAGGGGTCTTGGGGGAGTCTTGCCCCCTCTTTCTTCTCTTCCTCCACCTGTGTCTCTGCACCCCCTTAAAAGTCTGGGACCCCCGACTCCTCCACCAtcatccctctctccctccctcactaTGGTCGACAGGCACAGGGAAACAGAGACTCTTAAACATGCTCACAGTTAA
- the erfl1 gene encoding ETS domain-containing transcription factor ERF-like isoform X1, giving the protein MRSGRCIGGMDCNCVSDLLLTPPVPTLWTPGIAFPDWAYKPESSPGSRQIQLWHFILELLQKEEYHGVIAWQGDYGEFVIKDPDEVARLWGIRKCKPHMNYDKLSRALRYYYNKRILHKTKGKRFTYKFNFSKVVLVNYPLLDMASSPFLLAQNHFNGGAATPDCSPVTPEALQSLFPRLPESGRGPSLFERTAGAPGPDGDKLRLDTFPFFGSGAPCYSKPPSLLGPYPRNPSFDYPWGFNPYLPGAFSLNNCPKLPPGSLYSSHFYPNPLQSSLSQLSHPFSSLLPPGDTTGAERGQTGGTNGSASGQPPRLCIPPYPGNLPLGRTELGNGGTGAGDRERGEANTATTGGGLSLGLGLGLGLGGVGVGSGGGGRQSPSERRKGVKQDPESDSELEITDLSDCSSENENEPDFSLGKQPGLGGRSHLLEAKSRGLGGVLPPLSSLPPPVSLHPLKSLGPPTPPPSSLSPSLTMVDRHRETETLKHAHS; this is encoded by the exons GTGTATTGGAGGTATGGACTGTAACTGTGTTAGTGACCTGCTGCTCACGCCACCCGTCCCAACCCTCTGGACACCAG GCATCGCCTTCCCAGACTGGGCCTATAAGCCAGAATCAAGCCCAGGCTCCAGGCAGATCCAGCTGTGGCACTTCATCCTGGAGCTGCTGCAGAAGGAGGAATACCACGGGGTGATTGCCTGGCAGGGAGACTATGGTGAATTTGTGATCAAAGACCCAGATGAGGTGGCAAGACTGTGGGGCATTCGGAAGTGCAAACCTCACATGAACTACGACAAGCTCAGCCGAGCGCTTAG GTACTACTACAACAAACGcattttgcacaaaactaaaggCAAGCGCTTCACCTACAAGTTCAACTTCAGTAAGGTGGTTCTGGTGAATTACCCCCTGCTGGACATGGCCAGCTCTCCGTTCCTGCTGGCCCAGAACCACTTCAATGGAGGAGCCGCAACACCGGATTGCAGCCCTGTCACACCCGAG GCCCTTCAGTCTTTATTCCCTCGTCTGCCTGAATCAGGTCGAGGGCCCTCTCTGTTTGAGCGTACTGCAGGGGCCCCAGGGCCCGATGGGGACAAGCTGAGACTGGACACTTTTCCTTTCTTCGGCTCAG GGGCTCCTTGTTACTCCAAACCTCCATCCCTGTTGGGTCCTTACCCACGGAACCCCTCTTTTGACTACCCCTGGGGCTTCAACCCCTACCTCCCAGGGGCCTTTTCTCTGAACAACTGTCCCAAATTACCCCCAGGCTCCCTCTACTCCTCACATTTCTATCCCAATCCGCTCCAATCCAGCCTGTCTCAGCTGTCTCACCCCTTCTCTTCGCTCTTACCCCCCGGGGACACGACCGGGGCAGAACGTGGTCAAACGGGAGGAACGAACGGCTCTGCGAGCGGTCAGCCTCCCAGACTCTGCATCCCACCATACCCAGGAAACTTGCCACTGGGCAGGACTGAGCTGGGGAACGGGGGTACGGGTGCGGGCGATCGGGAAAGAGGGGAGGCCAACACTGCCACAACAGGTGGAGGTCTTAGTTTGGGGTTAGGCCTTGGATTGGGTTTGGGTGGAGTTGGCGTGGGAAGTGGAGGAGGAGGCCGTCAAAGCCCTTCCGAGCGGAGGAAGGGTGTGAAGCAGGATCCGGAGTCTGACTCTGAGCTGGAGATCACAGACCTGAGCGACTGCAGCTCAGAGAACGAGAACGAGCCAGACTTCTCTCTGGGGAAGCAGCCAGGTTTGGGTGGTCGCTCACACCTTCTAGAGGCCAAATCTAGGGGTCTTGGGGGAGTCTTGCCCCCTCTTTCTTCTCTTCCTCCACCTGTGTCTCTGCACCCCCTTAAAAGTCTGGGACCCCCGACTCCTCCACCAtcatccctctctccctccctcactaTGGTCGACAGGCACAGGGAAACAGAGACTCTTAAACATGCTCACAGTTAA